The proteins below are encoded in one region of Metabacillus dongyingensis:
- a CDS encoding Ger(x)C family spore germination protein, translated as MKKLILVLLCFMLTGCLEQKYIERIGMITAVGYDLGNQNKIKGTTVAFQFDPTRQNVSQMLTSEANTSKGIREAMNRETSHHLVSGQLRVSLYGEELARRGIYTFVDTLARDASVGTMSYLAVASPEAASILSAENLSITTNVGTYLYRLLEQNIKSEQTISSTLHEFLKTYYEVGMDPILPMISLMNEKKVTIEGMALFNEDKMVGVLTPEESFYLKLIREHFKSGSIEMELPREVMKEALVEKKGDESVFITIDNIKSTSDISVKNKKSPDFNVDIKMEARLLEVSEELVSDQQITTRVLEKAIKHTIKSETKKLIEILKEKESDPAGFGITYKSTFDKSDLSNEQWRSLYQKMNLTTAITVSVISIGVMD; from the coding sequence ATGAAGAAGCTCATTCTCGTTCTTTTATGCTTCATGCTGACTGGTTGCCTGGAACAAAAATATATTGAGAGAATCGGCATGATTACAGCAGTTGGCTATGATCTTGGCAATCAAAATAAAATTAAAGGCACAACAGTGGCTTTTCAATTTGACCCAACCCGTCAGAATGTCTCTCAAATGCTGACATCAGAAGCAAATACAAGCAAAGGAATCAGGGAAGCCATGAACCGGGAAACAAGCCATCATCTAGTTTCTGGGCAGCTGCGTGTCTCGCTGTATGGAGAGGAGCTTGCTAGACGGGGAATCTACACATTTGTAGACACACTTGCAAGAGATGCTTCTGTCGGGACCATGAGCTATTTGGCCGTAGCTTCTCCTGAGGCAGCCTCTATTCTTTCAGCGGAAAACTTAAGTATCACGACAAATGTAGGAACGTATCTGTACAGACTGCTTGAGCAGAACATTAAAAGTGAGCAAACGATTTCGAGCACCCTTCATGAATTCCTCAAAACGTACTATGAAGTAGGTATGGATCCGATTCTGCCAATGATCAGTCTGATGAACGAAAAAAAAGTCACCATTGAGGGGATGGCTCTATTTAACGAAGATAAGATGGTTGGAGTGCTTACACCCGAAGAATCCTTTTATTTGAAACTGATCCGCGAGCATTTCAAATCAGGCTCGATTGAAATGGAACTTCCAAGAGAAGTCATGAAAGAAGCATTAGTCGAGAAAAAAGGGGATGAATCTGTTTTTATTACCATTGACAATATTAAAAGCACGTCAGATATCAGTGTGAAAAATAAGAAAAGCCCTGATTTTAATGTTGACATTAAGATGGAAGCGAGGCTGCTTGAAGTATCTGAAGAACTGGTTTCAGACCAGCAAATTACGACGAGGGTTTTAGAAAAGGCCATCAAACACACTATCAAATCAGAAACAAAGAAATTAATAGAGATTTTAAAGGAAAAAGAATCAGATCCTGCTGGTTTTGGTATAACGTACAAGAGTACATTCGATAAAAGTGATCTTTCCAATGAGCAATGGAGGAGCCTCTACCAGAAGATGAACTTAACAACTGCCATTACAGTTTCAGTCATTAGCATAGGTGTAATGGATTAA
- a CDS encoding polysaccharide biosynthesis protein yields the protein MNSFFKGTLLLIVAAFFSECIEFFVNMILARELGEEGMGRYMSILPVIFLVAVLASLELPISISKYIAENKRVLHYSMLRHALQMTIVVTLAVLLASIVLFSATSLLEGFHPIVKWLIIGLIPIASFSSIARGYFMGVQQMGKIAFSNFLRKAVQFSVLLLIFTIFQFDQNALLIALCAFIGSELIVFVYLISIFLVHMHALKNENNTFTTGKHARQKLLSVSLPTTGLRIFHAITNAIQPFLIQTALISAGFGTVAATEHFGMLTGVAMTIGFFPAFIAHSLMIMLIPNVSDSYGKQDTKTLRVLLQQSMSFTMLYGIPAVFIIYLFAEPLTSLFFSSDQAAFYLKLLWPYFLFHFFVIPMQAYLIGLGLVKDAFYHTVWSHIVSFGMMFLLGSQPSLQMAGIILGMNTGIVLLTLMHYVTICQKIGITLWLTERRNSVY from the coding sequence ATGAATTCTTTTTTCAAAGGAACCCTCTTATTGATCGTAGCCGCTTTTTTCAGTGAATGCATCGAATTCTTCGTCAACATGATTTTAGCCAGAGAGCTTGGAGAAGAAGGAATGGGCAGGTATATGTCCATTTTGCCTGTTATATTTTTAGTTGCGGTCCTTGCAAGTCTTGAACTGCCGATTTCTATCTCAAAATACATTGCTGAAAACAAACGGGTCCTGCATTACAGTATGCTGCGCCACGCCCTGCAGATGACAATAGTTGTTACCCTTGCCGTACTGCTTGCAAGCATCGTCCTTTTTTCAGCTACTTCTTTACTCGAGGGATTTCATCCGATTGTAAAATGGCTGATTATTGGCCTAATTCCCATTGCGTCGTTTTCTTCGATTGCGAGAGGATATTTTATGGGTGTTCAGCAGATGGGCAAGATTGCGTTTTCGAATTTTTTAAGAAAAGCTGTGCAATTCAGTGTGCTGCTGCTCATTTTCACCATTTTTCAATTTGATCAAAATGCTTTGCTGATTGCGCTCTGTGCTTTTATAGGCAGTGAACTGATTGTATTTGTCTATTTGATCAGTATATTTTTGGTACATATGCATGCTCTGAAAAATGAGAACAACACATTTACAACCGGCAAACATGCAAGGCAAAAGCTGCTGTCTGTATCTCTTCCGACTACAGGCCTGAGGATTTTTCATGCCATTACGAATGCCATTCAGCCTTTTTTAATCCAGACAGCCTTAATTTCAGCCGGATTCGGCACGGTTGCTGCAACTGAGCATTTTGGCATGCTGACTGGAGTGGCGATGACAATTGGCTTCTTTCCGGCATTTATTGCTCATTCCTTAATGATCATGCTGATTCCAAACGTGTCTGATTCGTACGGCAAGCAGGATACAAAAACGCTGCGGGTCCTTCTCCAGCAATCGATGTCTTTTACTATGCTTTACGGAATACCGGCCGTATTTATTATTTATCTTTTTGCTGAACCGCTGACATCGCTTTTTTTCTCATCTGATCAGGCAGCCTTTTATCTGAAATTGCTGTGGCCATACTTTTTGTTTCACTTTTTCGTCATTCCCATGCAGGCTTATTTAATCGGACTTGGGCTTGTGAAAGACGCTTTTTACCATACTGTCTGGTCACATATCGTCTCGTTTGGCATGATGTTTTTGCTTGGTTCACAGCCCTCGCTGCAAATGGCTGGGATTATACTTGGCATGAATACAGGCATTGTGTTATTAACGCTTATGCATTATGTGACAATCTGCCAGAAAATCGGGATTACCCTGTGGCTTACAGAGCGCAGAAACAGTGTTTACTGA
- a CDS encoding NucA/NucB deoxyribonuclease domain-containing protein yields the protein MALAGLLEGLAPGKAAAYSAYDEILYFLMDRYPETGDHVRDAIAAGHSDVCTIERDGAEERREESLAGIPTETGYDRDEWPMAMCEEGGAGASVRYVTPSDNRGAGAWVGNQLENYPDGTRVLFITD from the coding sequence ATGGCACTCGCAGGTTTACTTGAGGGACTGGCTCCCGGGAAAGCTGCTGCTTATTCGGCCTATGATGAAATCTTATATTTTCTTATGGATAGGTACCCTGAAACAGGAGATCATGTCAGGGACGCCATTGCTGCCGGGCACTCCGATGTGTGTACGATTGAACGTGATGGAGCAGAGGAGAGAAGGGAAGAGAGCCTTGCCGGAATCCCTACTGAGACTGGATACGATCGAGATGAATGGCCGATGGCTATGTGCGAAGAAGGAGGAGCAGGTGCATCAGTCCGCTATGTCACTCCATCTGATAATCGCGGAGCAGGTGCGTGGGTCGGCAATCAGCTTGAGAATTATCCTGACGGCACGAGGGTTTTATTTATCACTGACTGA
- a CDS encoding Ger(x)C family spore germination protein translates to MKRKMLVLFIPLLLLTGCLEKEILDDVNIITVAGYDMEGSDQIKGTVVIPVYKKDAPVESEIIEDTTSLEVSKDILTHLQRKSSDPLVLGKISVVIYSEEIAKKGLTTLVDTLQRDASVGSRVYLTVGRESANSIMKAKFGTRGAAAYISNLIRHNIENRDIPKTNLHIFIYDLNAKDSDPYLPILKKGEGDTVELDGLALFKGDKMVSEIPNEKLIFFKLIADKYTEGTYSLQLPKKELAAVKTIFSNRKIEVNKNDPTKLTIKVKISGIVQQYTGGMITPKIKSEMEKAFEKEIINESKQLIEQFKETDIDPLGIQDLLESRIRGFGKKEWKEIYPKLSVEIKPEVMITETGVID, encoded by the coding sequence TTGAAACGTAAAATGCTTGTTCTTTTCATTCCGCTGCTGCTTTTGACAGGCTGTTTAGAAAAAGAAATATTGGACGATGTAAATATTATTACGGTAGCAGGCTATGACATGGAAGGCTCCGATCAAATAAAAGGAACTGTTGTCATACCCGTATATAAGAAGGATGCTCCTGTGGAAAGTGAGATCATTGAGGACACCACGTCCTTGGAAGTGAGCAAAGATATTTTAACTCACCTTCAGCGTAAATCATCTGACCCTCTTGTTCTGGGGAAAATTTCAGTTGTCATCTATTCAGAGGAAATTGCTAAAAAAGGGCTGACAACTCTGGTTGATACTCTTCAGAGGGATGCAAGTGTAGGATCGAGAGTCTATTTGACAGTAGGCAGAGAGAGTGCTAATTCCATTATGAAGGCGAAATTTGGTACCAGAGGAGCGGCTGCATATATTTCAAACCTGATCCGTCATAATATTGAAAACAGAGATATCCCAAAAACGAACTTGCACATTTTTATATATGATTTGAATGCAAAGGACAGTGACCCCTATTTGCCCATTTTGAAAAAGGGGGAAGGTGATACTGTAGAACTTGATGGACTTGCGCTATTTAAAGGTGACAAGATGGTCAGTGAAATTCCAAATGAAAAGCTGATTTTTTTTAAACTGATTGCTGATAAATATACAGAAGGAACCTATTCACTTCAACTGCCGAAAAAGGAGCTAGCAGCGGTAAAAACCATTTTCTCTAACCGCAAAATAGAAGTAAATAAGAATGATCCAACCAAACTTACGATAAAAGTAAAAATCAGCGGAATTGTTCAGCAGTATACCGGAGGAATGATTACACCAAAAATCAAAAGTGAAATGGAAAAAGCATTTGAAAAAGAGATTATAAACGAATCTAAACAATTGATCGAACAATTTAAAGAAACGGATATTGATCCTCTCGGAATCCAAGATCTATTGGAAAGCAGGATTAGAGGGTTTGGAAAAAAAGAATGGAAAGAGATCTATCCAAAACTGTCTGTAGAAATTAAGCCAGAGGTCATGATAACTGAAACAGGTGTGATTGATTAG
- a CDS encoding cytochrome-c oxidase, which produces MGIKTIKFSVLYLALGLLLGLYMSIADDYTLTSVHVHINLLGWTTLTIAGILYYLFPELTDHFLAKAHFWLHNIGLPVMMVGLVFTVSGTNSLLLLTIIGSTATVIGLLFFVYNVLVNLK; this is translated from the coding sequence ATGGGGATAAAAACCATCAAGTTTTCTGTTCTATACTTGGCTTTAGGTCTTCTGCTCGGTCTTTATATGTCGATTGCTGATGATTATACACTCACTTCAGTTCACGTTCATATTAATTTACTCGGATGGACGACACTTACAATTGCCGGAATCTTATATTATTTATTTCCTGAGTTAACGGATCATTTTTTGGCAAAGGCTCACTTTTGGCTTCATAATATCGGACTGCCGGTAATGATGGTTGGCCTTGTATTTACTGTTTCGGGAACGAATAGTCTCTTGCTGCTTACAATCATCGGATCAACCGCAACGGTGATCGGCCTTTTATTTTTTGTATATAATGTTTTGGTGAATTTAAAGTAG
- a CDS encoding NupC/NupG family nucleoside CNT transporter: MSILYGILSLAGILFLGWLLSSSRKSIPWKTIGIGLLLQAALILFVMKVKAGEMILEKAAFAVQKIIDFSSEGIEFVFGGFYGEGSNITFVFAINVLAVIIFISALISALYYLRIIPFVVRIIGLSIGKLLGTTKVETFSAVGNSFLGLVEAPLLVRPYLKDLTRSELFAVMVGGTASASGAILVGYSLMGIDMKYLLISVFSVPFVSLIIAKLLEPETEVSKTNDNVAMEKTKHANVFEAIAEGAVSGVTLALNIGGLLIAFISILALINGGLGLIGTDLSTIFGYVFYPFAIMIGIPFEDAFRAASIIGTKLSVNEFVAYLDLSKMIDELDPKTVAILSIALCNFANLSSIGQLIVGLGSLEPTKRSLVSKLGLKAIAGGTLASFITAVLVGMFM, encoded by the coding sequence TTGAGTATTTTATACGGAATCTTATCTCTTGCAGGTATATTATTTCTTGGCTGGCTTTTAAGCAGCAGCCGCAAAAGCATTCCCTGGAAAACAATCGGCATAGGGCTATTGCTTCAAGCTGCTTTGATATTATTTGTAATGAAGGTAAAAGCGGGAGAGATGATTTTAGAGAAAGCGGCATTCGCTGTTCAAAAAATTATTGATTTCAGCAGTGAAGGCATTGAGTTTGTTTTTGGCGGGTTTTATGGTGAAGGTTCAAACATCACATTTGTTTTTGCGATAAATGTACTTGCTGTCATTATCTTTATTTCTGCACTTATATCCGCTCTTTATTATTTGAGAATTATTCCTTTTGTTGTAAGAATTATTGGTTTATCGATTGGGAAACTCCTTGGAACAACGAAAGTTGAAACGTTCAGTGCTGTCGGAAATTCCTTTTTAGGACTAGTTGAAGCACCGCTGCTGGTGCGTCCGTATTTGAAGGATTTAACTCGATCCGAATTATTTGCGGTTATGGTGGGAGGCACGGCTTCTGCCAGCGGGGCGATACTTGTAGGGTATTCACTGATGGGAATCGACATGAAATATCTTCTTATCTCCGTTTTCAGCGTTCCTTTTGTTTCATTGATCATCGCCAAATTGCTTGAGCCTGAAACAGAGGTTTCCAAAACAAATGACAATGTTGCCATGGAAAAAACAAAGCATGCGAATGTGTTTGAAGCGATTGCTGAGGGAGCCGTAAGCGGTGTAACTCTCGCTTTGAACATTGGAGGTCTGCTGATTGCATTTATTAGCATCCTCGCCTTGATCAATGGAGGACTTGGTCTGATCGGAACGGACTTGTCCACAATCTTTGGATATGTGTTTTACCCATTTGCTATCATGATCGGGATTCCGTTTGAGGATGCTTTCAGAGCAGCTTCTATTATCGGAACGAAATTATCAGTCAATGAATTTGTTGCTTATCTTGACTTAAGCAAAATGATTGATGAGTTAGATCCTAAAACAGTAGCCATTCTCTCGATTGCTCTTTGTAACTTTGCCAACCTGTCATCCATTGGCCAGCTGATCGTCGGATTGGGATCACTCGAGCCGACGAAGCGTTCCCTTGTATCAAAACTTGGATTAAAGGCGATCGCCGGGGGAACATTAGCAAGTTTTATTACAGCAGTATTAGTAGGAATGTTTATGTAG
- a CDS encoding spore germination protein yields the protein MFFKQKQTGDSTQPPSVQEVRERLTKAMSSNPDLTFRTILCSDNNAVLIAYLVNLVDIRSLSEDIIKPIQKESSTSIGIEELNQIISTGNISAAEGKEHAVQSLLTGAVYLYSTKEKKSLLVHIPHIDERSIDKAETESLVFGPKISFTESIGKNINMIRANINDPKLRTDKVTIGERVKTEIRIVYIEDIADPENVQTVKQRISEIVIDDVLDSSVLVQLIEDNSFTIFPQFLLSELPDRFSYSILRGKVGILVDRSPTAILTPTQFLSFFESTEDVYMRWNLSTFIRFLRFTAMLISVFATPAYVAALTYHYEVIPSALMISLGQSRANVPFPPVFEALLFEFIIELLREAGARLPTKVGQTMGIVGGIVIGQASVQAGFTSNILIIIIALSALGSFTAPSYMMGSAIRIARFPMIILAGFLGLIGIMFGLCFILLHLLKLTTLGRPYLAPIYPFRKEDLKYSLFRLPVQYLAKRPITNSPIDNEIFPRRLAEKKRDTDE from the coding sequence ATGTTTTTTAAGCAAAAGCAAACAGGAGACAGCACTCAGCCTCCTTCCGTTCAAGAAGTAAGAGAAAGACTGACAAAGGCGATGTCCAGTAATCCGGATTTGACATTCCGCACCATTTTATGCAGTGACAATAACGCTGTGTTAATCGCTTATTTGGTGAACTTAGTTGACATCAGGAGCTTGAGCGAAGATATTATTAAACCGATTCAGAAAGAGAGCAGCACAAGCATTGGCATAGAGGAACTGAATCAGATTATCAGTACAGGAAACATTTCTGCGGCAGAAGGAAAGGAGCATGCCGTTCAGTCTCTGCTGACAGGCGCTGTTTATTTGTATTCAACAAAAGAAAAGAAAAGTCTGCTTGTTCATATTCCCCATATAGACGAAAGGTCGATTGATAAAGCAGAAACAGAGTCGTTGGTATTTGGGCCGAAAATTTCGTTTACGGAATCCATCGGGAAAAATATCAACATGATCCGCGCTAATATTAATGACCCGAAACTGCGGACAGATAAAGTTACAATTGGCGAGAGAGTTAAAACGGAAATTCGGATTGTATACATTGAGGATATTGCAGATCCAGAGAATGTTCAGACAGTAAAACAAAGAATCAGCGAAATTGTCATTGATGATGTTTTAGATAGCTCTGTCTTGGTTCAGCTCATTGAAGATAATTCCTTTACAATCTTTCCTCAATTTTTGCTGTCAGAGCTTCCTGATCGATTTTCATATTCCATCCTAAGAGGAAAAGTAGGCATTTTAGTAGACCGCAGTCCGACTGCCATTCTAACACCTACTCAGTTTTTAAGTTTTTTTGAATCAACGGAAGACGTTTATATGCGCTGGAATTTAAGCACGTTTATTCGATTTCTGCGTTTTACGGCCATGTTGATTTCTGTTTTTGCAACACCTGCTTATGTTGCAGCTCTTACCTATCATTATGAGGTGATCCCCTCTGCATTAATGATATCCCTAGGCCAGTCAAGGGCGAATGTTCCTTTTCCGCCCGTTTTTGAAGCCCTGCTTTTTGAGTTTATTATTGAGCTTCTCCGTGAGGCTGGGGCAAGGCTGCCTACAAAAGTCGGCCAGACGATGGGGATTGTAGGGGGTATTGTCATTGGGCAGGCTTCTGTTCAGGCCGGATTTACAAGCAATATTCTAATCATCATTATCGCACTAAGTGCGCTTGGATCGTTTACAGCTCCAAGCTATATGATGGGTTCTGCCATTCGCATTGCCCGTTTTCCTATGATTATTCTGGCAGGTTTTTTAGGATTAATCGGCATTATGTTTGGGTTATGCTTTATTCTGCTGCATCTCTTAAAATTAACAACGCTCGGCAGACCATATCTTGCTCCGATCTATCCATTCCGCAAAGAGGATCTTAAGTATTCTCTCTTCCGCCTGCCAGTACAATATCTTGCGAAAAGGCCGATCACTAACAGTCCAATTGATAATGAAATTTTTCCGCGAAGACTTGCTGAAAAGAAGAGGGATACTGATGAATAA
- a CDS encoding GNAT family N-acetyltransferase, whose translation MLHEKKVTLRRLKPEDIPLLWEFIYGQAEPEWKKWDAPYFPIGTMTRKDFEKQKKKETKDPNPDRMYIEVEQQLIGMVTYYWEHQPSNWLEVGIVIYQPSNWHKGAGTEALKLWIQHLFDKYKLIRIGLTTWSGNTRMIRVAEKTGMREEGRIRKCRFYKGSYYDSIKMGMLREEWLAGSLKKV comes from the coding sequence ATGCTTCATGAGAAAAAAGTGACATTGAGAAGGTTAAAACCGGAGGATATCCCATTATTATGGGAGTTTATATATGGACAGGCAGAGCCTGAATGGAAAAAATGGGATGCCCCCTATTTCCCGATAGGTACAATGACAAGAAAAGATTTTGAAAAACAAAAAAAGAAAGAAACGAAAGATCCGAATCCGGACAGGATGTACATTGAAGTAGAGCAGCAGTTAATCGGCATGGTTACCTACTACTGGGAACATCAGCCATCAAACTGGCTTGAAGTCGGCATTGTTATTTATCAGCCATCTAATTGGCATAAAGGTGCAGGCACGGAAGCCTTGAAGCTTTGGATACAGCACTTATTCGATAAATATAAGCTGATTCGAATCGGTTTAACAACCTGGTCAGGAAATACAAGAATGATCAGAGTGGCTGAAAAAACAGGTATGAGAGAAGAAGGCAGAATCCGCAAATGCAGATTTTACAAAGGTTCCTATTACGACTCTATCAAGATGGGCATGCTTAGAGAGGAATGGCTTGCCGGATCTTTAAAAAAAGTATAA
- the comJ gene encoding competence protein ComJ has protein sequence MKEIKRKDEILVSYHQIIISNIGISSPHFEWSGQDYEKGYAADEFAVSFAALSNSSAEIQVVQDQPQLNFKPEFTCKVPFRVVNGAVEIKSILSKKLVYEIPAGNYYITFLAIPLEEKTKNGLYRVKYIFQFSKAGL, from the coding sequence ATGAAGGAAATAAAAAGAAAAGATGAAATTCTTGTATCCTATCATCAAATAATCATTTCAAATATTGGCATCAGTTCTCCGCATTTTGAATGGTCGGGGCAGGATTATGAAAAAGGGTACGCTGCCGATGAATTTGCGGTTTCATTTGCTGCATTGTCCAATTCATCTGCAGAAATTCAAGTAGTACAAGATCAGCCCCAGCTGAATTTCAAACCTGAATTTACATGCAAAGTACCGTTTCGTGTCGTAAATGGCGCTGTTGAAATCAAAAGTATTTTATCAAAAAAATTAGTCTATGAAATTCCGGCTGGAAACTACTATATAACCTTTTTGGCTATACCGCTTGAAGAAAAAACGAAAAATGGGCTTTACCGCGTCAAATATATATTCCAATTTTCAAAGGCTGGTTTATGA
- a CDS encoding spore germination protein has product MKKIAERYQVSHFLAFFLIHTLQFGVGVLGFQRIISLDSGHDAWIAILASGVIVHISIFLIYQILKDQEGNILDIHKKIFGKWIGNGLNAIFIIYFISLAINILRTYIEVIQVWMFPDLNVWMYSFIFLLLVYYILNGGFRVVAGICFFGVVLPGYLIFTFLFTLKFANFNNLMPFFDHSISDLLKSTKNMSLSILGFEALLMYYPFLKNPEKSKKWAHMGADLTTFFYLIIMLFSIVYFSEEQLQKNVWATLTMWKIVEMPFVERFEYIGIANWNLVILPNVCLNLWCASRGIKQIVKIKQKYTILIVLAVSYAAVNLIKDREQINFINNLLGEVGFYLFIAYIPLMYLLTLIYRKWKGGRKVET; this is encoded by the coding sequence ATGAAAAAGATAGCAGAACGGTATCAAGTCTCGCATTTTCTTGCATTTTTTCTTATTCACACCCTTCAGTTTGGTGTGGGAGTACTAGGCTTTCAGCGCATTATTTCGCTGGACTCCGGTCACGATGCCTGGATAGCGATTCTTGCTTCAGGAGTCATTGTTCATATCTCCATCTTTTTAATTTATCAGATCTTAAAGGATCAAGAGGGAAACATCCTGGATATTCATAAAAAGATTTTTGGCAAGTGGATCGGCAATGGATTAAATGCAATTTTCATTATTTATTTTATATCTCTTGCTATTAACATCCTCCGAACTTATATAGAAGTTATACAAGTATGGATGTTTCCGGATCTGAATGTCTGGATGTACAGCTTTATTTTTCTGCTTCTTGTTTATTACATATTAAACGGCGGGTTTCGCGTGGTGGCAGGAATTTGCTTTTTCGGTGTAGTTCTCCCGGGATACCTGATATTTACGTTTCTGTTCACACTGAAATTTGCGAATTTTAATAACCTGATGCCATTTTTTGATCATTCCATCAGTGATCTTTTGAAAAGCACGAAGAATATGTCGCTTTCAATCTTAGGCTTCGAAGCCTTGCTTATGTACTATCCTTTTTTGAAAAATCCTGAAAAATCAAAAAAGTGGGCACACATGGGTGCAGATCTTACAACATTCTTCTATTTGATTATTATGCTGTTCAGCATTGTTTATTTTAGTGAAGAGCAGCTTCAGAAAAACGTATGGGCAACACTGACTATGTGGAAAATTGTTGAGATGCCGTTTGTGGAGAGGTTTGAATACATTGGGATCGCAAACTGGAACCTCGTCATCCTGCCGAACGTCTGTTTAAACCTCTGGTGTGCAAGCAGAGGCATAAAACAAATTGTGAAGATAAAACAGAAATATACAATCTTGATTGTCCTCGCCGTCAGTTATGCAGCTGTAAATTTAATAAAAGACCGTGAACAGATTAATTTTATTAATAATCTTCTTGGTGAGGTAGGTTTCTATTTATTTATAGCTTACATTCCGTTAATGTACTTACTCACTTTAATTTACCGGAAATGGAAGGGAGGACGGAAGGTTGAAACGTAA
- a CDS encoding GerAB/ArcD/ProY family transporter: protein MKINLSPPKNQMVQAWLLAALIFSVQNGVGIAGFQRIIFMESKQDAWISIIMAALGIHVLIFMMFSILKQYESADLYSINGDLFGKYIGSLINMTYVIYHLLAFSVILVDYILIVKTWIFPEMPEWLLGALLLFLTYYGVTGGVRVLFGASFLVIFITAWMIFMLFQPLSYADWRMLSPVLSASPAELLRGAYRMTLTMLGYEVIMFVYPYLKDKKKAQKFAHLGLFFTTILVLVLMIVAIVYFSPKQLEKTVWATLTMLKIVRIPNLERFEFIAISLWMVIILPNLLFYMWAAFQGLKRTFRMKDKWSIIVTSIFVMSLVFTLNTVDKTIKFTDRFSTFAFIATVIFIVFIYGWTLIKKMIVKKGKSI from the coding sequence ATGAAAATAAATTTATCCCCTCCTAAAAACCAGATGGTTCAGGCATGGCTGCTCGCTGCTCTCATTTTCAGTGTTCAAAACGGAGTTGGCATTGCAGGCTTTCAGCGGATTATTTTTATGGAATCCAAACAGGATGCGTGGATTTCAATTATTATGGCTGCATTAGGGATTCATGTGCTCATTTTTATGATGTTCAGCATTTTAAAGCAATATGAGAGTGCAGACTTATATAGCATTAATGGTGATCTTTTTGGAAAATACATAGGCAGCCTTATTAACATGACTTATGTGATCTATCATCTTCTTGCCTTTTCGGTCATTCTTGTTGACTATATTCTTATTGTGAAAACATGGATATTTCCTGAGATGCCCGAATGGCTTCTTGGGGCCCTTCTCTTATTTCTTACCTATTATGGAGTGACAGGAGGCGTAAGAGTCCTATTTGGGGCAAGTTTCCTGGTTATTTTTATCACTGCCTGGATGATCTTTATGCTGTTTCAGCCTCTCAGTTATGCTGATTGGAGGATGCTGTCTCCGGTTCTGTCCGCATCTCCTGCGGAATTGCTGCGGGGTGCTTACCGAATGACTTTGACCATGCTTGGCTATGAAGTCATTATGTTTGTCTATCCCTATTTGAAGGATAAAAAGAAAGCACAAAAATTTGCTCACTTGGGCCTTTTTTTTACAACGATACTAGTATTAGTCTTAATGATTGTCGCGATTGTGTACTTTAGTCCAAAGCAGCTGGAAAAAACGGTCTGGGCTACACTTACGATGCTTAAGATTGTTAGAATTCCTAATCTGGAGCGATTTGAATTTATCGCGATTTCCCTATGGATGGTCATCATTCTTCCTAACTTATTATTTTATATGTGGGCAGCTTTTCAAGGACTGAAGAGAACATTCAGAATGAAGGACAAGTGGTCCATTATCGTCACCTCCATCTTTGTCATGAGTCTTGTTTTCACCTTGAATACAGTAGACAAAACCATCAAGTTCACGGATCGCTTCAGCACCTTTGCTTTTATTGCAACAGTCATATTTATCGTCTTTATCTACGGATGGACGCTGATTAAAAAAATGATAGTTAAAAAAGGAAAATCAATATGA